The following are encoded together in the Bacillus cereus group sp. RP43 genome:
- the pta gene encoding phosphate acetyltransferase, translating to MSNLFTAVKEKVQGKGISIVLPEGTDERILGAAERLAKEELVKPILVGNKEEISAKAASMNLTLAGVDIYDPATYEEMDAMVASFVERRKGKATEEDARKILKDENYFGTMLVYMGKAQGLVSGAAHSTADTVRPALQIIKTKPGVTKTSGVFIMVREEEKYVFADCAINIAPNSQDLAEIGIESAKTAELFGIDPRVAMLSFSTKGSAKSPETEKVVEATRIAKEMAPELALDGEFQFDAAFVPSVAEKKAPGSTIKGDANVFVFPSLEAGNIGYKIAQRLGNFEAVGPILQGLNMPVNDLSRGCNEEEVYKLALITAAQAL from the coding sequence GTGAGCAATTTATTTACAGCAGTAAAAGAAAAAGTTCAAGGAAAAGGCATTTCTATCGTACTTCCTGAAGGAACTGATGAAAGAATTTTAGGCGCTGCAGAGCGTTTAGCAAAAGAAGAACTAGTAAAACCAATTTTAGTTGGTAATAAAGAAGAAATTAGCGCAAAAGCTGCTAGCATGAACTTAACATTAGCAGGCGTTGATATTTACGATCCAGCTACATACGAAGAGATGGATGCAATGGTAGCATCTTTCGTTGAACGCCGTAAAGGTAAAGCAACAGAAGAAGATGCTCGTAAAATTCTTAAAGACGAAAACTACTTCGGTACAATGCTTGTATACATGGGCAAAGCACAAGGTTTAGTAAGTGGTGCAGCTCACTCTACAGCTGATACAGTTCGTCCAGCACTTCAAATTATTAAAACAAAACCAGGCGTTACAAAAACTTCAGGCGTATTCATCATGGTACGTGAAGAAGAGAAGTATGTATTCGCTGATTGCGCAATTAACATTGCACCAAACAGCCAAGATTTAGCTGAAATTGGTATCGAAAGTGCGAAAACTGCTGAACTATTCGGTATTGACCCACGCGTTGCTATGTTAAGCTTCTCTACAAAAGGTTCTGCGAAATCTCCAGAAACAGAAAAAGTTGTAGAAGCAACTCGCATTGCAAAAGAAATGGCTCCTGAATTAGCTTTAGATGGAGAATTCCAATTCGATGCTGCATTCGTACCATCTGTAGCTGAGAAGAAAGCTCCAGGTTCTACAATTAAAGGTGATGCTAACGTATTCGTATTCCCAAGCCTAGAAGCTGGTAATATCGGCTACAAAATCGCTCAACGCTTAGGTAACTTCGAAGCAGTAGGACCAATCTTACAAGGTTTAAACATGCCTGTAAATGATCTATCTCGTGGATGTAACGAAGAAGAAGTGTACAAGTTAGCTTTAATTACAGCAGCTCAAGCACTTTAA
- a CDS encoding biotin/lipoate A/B protein ligase family protein — translation MSNSRSILSQPEWRIVDQSSLGPTFHALQSFAMDDTLCTSIGNGLSAATMRSWVHHNTIVLGIQDSRLPHLEEGISFLKENDFNVIVRNSGGLAVVLDEGVLNVSLLFQETEKGIDIDLGYDTMWHLIKEMLKDYDVTIEAKEIVGSYCPGSYDLSIRDQKFAGISQRRIRGGVAVQIYLCATGSGSERAALVRDFYNVAIQGEETRFTYPEIVPSTMASLSELLGETITVQDLMMRLLKTLQQFAPKLTPSQLTVDEVPLYEMNLQRIIDRNNKALGLEK, via the coding sequence ATGAGCAATTCCCGTTCAATTTTATCTCAGCCAGAGTGGCGTATTGTAGACCAGTCTAGTTTAGGACCAACATTCCATGCACTTCAGTCATTCGCAATGGACGACACGTTATGCACAAGTATTGGAAATGGTCTATCCGCTGCAACAATGCGATCTTGGGTTCATCACAATACAATTGTTCTTGGCATTCAAGATTCACGCCTACCACATTTAGAAGAAGGTATTTCCTTTTTAAAAGAAAACGACTTCAATGTTATCGTTCGTAATTCCGGTGGACTAGCTGTCGTACTTGATGAAGGTGTTTTAAACGTATCACTTTTATTCCAAGAAACAGAAAAAGGTATCGACATCGATCTTGGATACGATACGATGTGGCATTTAATTAAGGAAATGTTAAAAGATTACGATGTTACTATCGAGGCAAAAGAAATTGTTGGTTCTTATTGTCCTGGTAGCTATGATTTGAGCATTCGCGATCAAAAATTTGCTGGTATTTCTCAGCGTCGTATTCGCGGAGGCGTTGCTGTACAAATTTACTTATGTGCGACAGGAAGCGGATCTGAGCGTGCCGCACTCGTTCGTGATTTTTACAACGTAGCAATTCAAGGCGAAGAAACACGATTTACGTATCCTGAAATCGTGCCGAGTACGATGGCTTCACTATCTGAATTACTTGGCGAAACAATTACAGTGCAAGATTTAATGATGCGCCTTTTAAAAACGTTGCAACAATTCGCTCCAAAGTTAACACCATCTCAGCTAACAGTAGATGAAGTTCCTTTATATGAGATGAATTTACAACGTATTATTGACCGTAATAATAAGGCACTTGGCTTAGAGAAGTAA